The Aeromonas veronii genome includes the window TGGGTCTATCTGAGCTGGCTGGTGATACTGCTTGGCGCCGAGACCACCGCCTGCCTCGGCGAATATGAGAAGCCGGGGGCCGAGGAGCTGGGTTGAGCTGCGTCAGGGGCCATCCCGCGGGAGGAGATGCGCAAGGCTGATGTGACATTGGCCTGCGCCCATCGCTTATTGTTACCATCAACGACCGCCAGCTGGCGGTCGTTTCTTTCCCACAGATGAAGGAGTTGCGGGTGATTGCATTGATCCAACGGGTTGCCGAGGCCAGCGTGACGGTGGACGGCGAGGTGGTGGGCACCATCGAGGGGGGGCTGCTGGTACTGCTCGGGGTCGAGCAGGGGGATGATGAGGCCAAGGCCGACAAGCTGCTGCACAAGGTGAGCGGCTATCGCATCTTCTCCGACGAGAACGGCAAGATGAACCTCAACGTCGGTCAGGCCGGCGGCAGCCTGCTGGTGGTCTCCCAGTTCACCCTGGCGGCGGATACCGGCAAGGGGATGCGGCCGAGCTTCTCCGGCGGCGCGCACCCGGTGGAGGCGGAGCGCCTCTATGACTATTTCGTGGACAAGGCGCGGGAGAGCGGTCTGCCAACCGAGAGCGGCCGTTTCGCCGCCGACATGAAGGTGCGGCTGCTCAATGACGGTCCCGTGACCTTCTGGCTGCAGGTCTAACTGCTACCTTTCATGCTGCCAAAGGCTGTTTTTATGGCGTTTTGTATGGCAGAAATTCGCTGTGCAATACATAACCACTGCCTGCCAGAGTGCGATCCCGGTGTGTCGGTACGTTTTCAGCCACTATGAGCCGTGATGGGGCTCGCGGGTAGTGTGCAGGATGACATTGCGGTAGCCGGGCACGGCATGCAGTTCGGTGGGACCGACCCACTCCCTCGCCAGTCGCAGGGCCTGCGCTTGTTCGAGCTGGGTGCGTGGCAGCAGGTTGATGATGAGGGTGCCCGCGAGGCGCTGGGCCAGGGCCTGGTAGAGAGGCGCCTGGAACAGCAGCAGGGGATTGCCGTCCTGGCTGAACAGATCCAACAGCACCAGATCGTAGCGCTCCTGATGCTGGAGCAGGAAGTGGAGTGCATCGGCCTGGTGCAGCCGGGGGGTTCGCAGGGCCGAGGGTTGAAAGAACTGCTGGAACAGGGTGAGGATCTCGGCGTCCAGATCCACGCAATCGTGCGCGGCCTCGGGCCAGCGGGCCGCCAGATGGCGGGTGAGATCGCCGCCGCCGAGGCCCAGTTCCAGGATCCGGTTCGCCCGTTCGGGCAGGTGTACGGCAATGCTGCGTTGATGGGGCAGGCAGAGGCGGTCAGGCTGGGCGAGGCTCATGGCTGACTGCACCACGCCGTCCATTTCCAGCCAGCGATGCTGACCATTTTCCAGGATGCTGAGGCGGCGCTCGGGTTTGACACTGAGGTGCAATAAGTGATCGGCTTGGTACGCTTGCAGATTGAAGTCCATGAATTTGCACGGCAAGATGGTTTTCGACCAGTGTAACTCAAGGATGTATCTATGTACCGGGTGGTCACCCCCCAAACGGCAGCCGAGCTGGATGCTTACTACCAGTGGCGTTGGGAGGCATTGGTGCGTAAGCCTTTCATTCTGCCCTGCGGCGCTAACTCAAGGATCGCTTTATGTACCGGGTAGTCACCCCCCAAACGGCAGCCGAGCTGGATGCTTACTACCAACTGCGCTGGGAGCTACTGCGCAAGCCCTTCAATTTGCCCATCGGCTCCGAGCGGGACGAATATGACACCGTCGCCATCCACCGTCTGATGCTGGCGGAAGACGATACCCCCATCGCCGTCGGTCGCCTGTTCGTCGGGGGGGACGAGGCCCAGATCCGCTTCATGGCATTGCGCCCCGAGTACCGGGGCCAGGGACTCGGGGCCCGCATGGTGGAAGACCTCGAACAGCTCGCCCGGGACGAGAAGGTGAAGCGGCTGGTGATGAACGCCCGCCAGGAGGCGGTGGAGTTCTACCGTCGCTGCGGTTTTCTGGAGGTGGGGGAAGGCCCCGTCTCCTTCGGCCGCATCCCCCATCGGCAGATGATCAAGTCCCTGAGTCCTTTGCAGACCATCCAGTACCGATCGGAGTGGTGTCAGGATCTCACCACCCGCTGGTCGCGGGGCATCCCCATCAGTGAGAAGATGGGAGTCCACATCACCCATTACGACGGGCAGACCTTCCACCTCAAGGCCAACCTGGCGGCCAACCTCAATGTGCACGACACCATGTTCGCCGGCAGCATTTATAGCCAGTGCGTGCTGGCGGGGTGGGGCCTCATCTGGTTGCAGCTCAAGGAGGCCGGACTGGGCGGTGACATAGTGCTGGCGGAGGGGAACATCAAATATTACCGTCCGGTGAGCGAGGAGCCGGAAGCCAGGGTGGCCCGAGAGGGGATGCCCGCGGTGCTGGATCCCCTCAAGAACAAGGAGTCCGCCAAGTTCAGCCTGAGGGTGCAGCTGTTCAGCGGCCGCAAGCTGGCGGTGGAGTTTTCCGGTCAGTATGTGGTGCAACCCATCAAGCGGGCTGGCCAGTAGATTGATCTTGCCGACCTGCTGACGACAAGGCCTCATGATGAGGCCTTGTTCGTTTATGGCGTTGGTTGGGGCGCTGGTTTGGGCTGGGCCGGGCGCCAGAGCGGGCTGCTGTTGCCCTGTGCAGGGTAGCGAACCCCGGGCTCCCAGCCGCAGGCGTTCTGCCCGGTGGGGAAGCGCCACTCCAGAGTCGGGGCATCGAGGGGGCCGCGCCACTGGGCCAGCAGCTCGGCGCAGCGTTGCTTGTTCAGCACCCCGAGATCCAGCTGCCACTCGCTCTTGGCAAGATCCAGCCCGCCCTGCAGGGCGAGCAGGTGGGTGATGGTGGAGGCGCCGGCCTGTTCGACTGTCACCTTGCCCTGCTCGGCCCTGGCCTGCAGTGTGATGTGGTAGAAGGGGGTATCCCCTCTTTGCAGCGCCTGCCACAGCGCCTCTGGCGTCATGGTGGGTGCCTGGGGTTCCTTGAACCACTCATCCAGCAGGGGATCTATCCCTACCTTGTCCCAGAAGGGATCCTTGGCATCCAGGCTGAGGCTGCCCTGCAGGGTGTTGCGCCAGCTGTCCGGAGTCTCCCCTGTCACGGCCTGCAGATCGGCGCTGATGTCCAGCTTGCCCGCCACCGAGAGGGGGGAGGGCTTGTCCGGATGTAGCAAGCTGTTCCACTGCTCCATATCCAGCTGCTTGCCCTGCAGTTGCAGTCGGCTGCTCTGGCCCGGCTCCTTGCCCCATTGGCCGCTCAGGGTGAGGGAGCCCTCGTCAGGCAGGGTGGTCGAGAGGCGGTTGAGTTGCCAGGAGCTGGGGGTCAGCTCCCCATCCAGCTCGCCGTTGCGGGCACTGAGGCCGTCCCACACCAGTTCGAACCATTTGCTCTCCACCCGGGTGCGGCCAAGCAGGGGGCCCGGCTGATTGCCCCGCAGGCTGAGATCGGTCAGGTAAAACTGCCAGCCGGTCAGGGAGAGTGGCAGCGCATCGTCGAAGGAGAGCACCTTCAGCTTGTCGAAGGTGAGCTTGCGCACGTCGATCTGCTGGGGGCGCCAGCCTTGCCAGTCCTGCCACCAACCGTCTGGCAGGCTGATGTCCATGGCGTTCAGGCTCATCTCCTTGAGGGTGAGCCGCTGCAGATCCGGGTCCAGCGCCAGCTCCA containing:
- a CDS encoding AsmA-like C-terminal region-containing protein; translated protein: MNSWLRALLYLFAFLLLFVWMGLGLFDADRAKGPIADWLSQQTGVPVSIGRLVFNPLHPYTLLAEQVHYGDAVQLDKIYLEIDNIDWLNRDVRIAHLDLIRPVIKLPLPNQLPTLPVRTLTISDSTVDNLSLLSPELTLRGLSATLSDWELIDPKRQPQANLTLAINQLEVPQFTLARLNLTGRLEAQVLSTDKLTASLFDGGLATGMVLDWPARSLQLHALKARAMRVELGDIPQGSFPLRKISLDKGQFEQLSVNAINQELAFNNFNGQLTAFDWQAGHRPSGYLTGTLADFGRGLFQLEAIKGRLAFSPQQYDAELQGKAYEGEFNLELALDPDLQRLTLKEMSLNAMDISLPDGWWQDWQGWRPQQIDVRKLTFDKLKVLSFDDALPLSLTGWQFYLTDLSLRGNQPGPLLGRTRVESKWFELVWDGLSARNGELDGELTPSSWQLNRLSTTLPDEGSLTLSGQWGKEPGQSSRLQLQGKQLDMEQWNSLLHPDKPSPLSVAGKLDISADLQAVTGETPDSWRNTLQGSLSLDAKDPFWDKVGIDPLLDEWFKEPQAPTMTPEALWQALQRGDTPFYHITLQARAEQGKVTVEQAGASTITHLLALQGGLDLAKSEWQLDLGVLNKQRCAELLAQWRGPLDAPTLEWRFPTGQNACGWEPGVRYPAQGNSSPLWRPAQPKPAPQPTP
- a CDS encoding spermidine synthase; its protein translation is MDFNLQAYQADHLLHLSVKPERRLSILENGQHRWLEMDGVVQSAMSLAQPDRLCLPHQRSIAVHLPERANRILELGLGGGDLTRHLAARWPEAAHDCVDLDAEILTLFQQFFQPSALRTPRLHQADALHFLLQHQERYDLVLLDLFSQDGNPLLLFQAPLYQALAQRLAGTLIINLLPRTQLEQAQALRLAREWVGPTELHAVPGYRNVILHTTREPHHGS
- the dtd gene encoding D-aminoacyl-tRNA deacylase, whose protein sequence is MIALIQRVAEASVTVDGEVVGTIEGGLLVLLGVEQGDDEAKADKLLHKVSGYRIFSDENGKMNLNVGQAGGSLLVVSQFTLAADTGKGMRPSFSGGAHPVEAERLYDYFVDKARESGLPTESGRFAADMKVRLLNDGPVTFWLQV
- a CDS encoding bifunctional GNAT family N-acetyltransferase/hotdog fold thioesterase → MYRVVTPQTAAELDAYYQLRWELLRKPFNLPIGSERDEYDTVAIHRLMLAEDDTPIAVGRLFVGGDEAQIRFMALRPEYRGQGLGARMVEDLEQLARDEKVKRLVMNARQEAVEFYRRCGFLEVGEGPVSFGRIPHRQMIKSLSPLQTIQYRSEWCQDLTTRWSRGIPISEKMGVHITHYDGQTFHLKANLAANLNVHDTMFAGSIYSQCVLAGWGLIWLQLKEAGLGGDIVLAEGNIKYYRPVSEEPEARVAREGMPAVLDPLKNKESAKFSLRVQLFSGRKLAVEFSGQYVVQPIKRAGQ